A genomic region of Oligoflexia bacterium contains the following coding sequences:
- a CDS encoding TrbI/VirB10 family protein, with protein MRFKEWLKDIFLTQPQLVTGKRLPRWRRISIAGVSVFFLLMISMAVFGEASTQPDFKNYQALTPEEMSKHGVMVLSGKDREALEATGKQHKSYTIADRNYSGSGADQGQVISRKDRAHGEYVIPAGSRAEAVLDGDLNSELSQSPVVAQLVSGFSFGGRTLLPAGTKFLGRAGQGQDSERVAVTFDQIVLPNGHQISAGGMAIMQDGSPGVVGDFHSNKGWKVAGALGSSFLSGAASAFQTTQGNAFGIQQPEGSTRNAILNGVAQTTLDQGKRFSEEAQNANGYVTVPSGTRFQIYIERETDLSGALQ; from the coding sequence GTGCGTTTTAAGGAATGGCTTAAAGATATTTTTCTCACTCAGCCGCAACTCGTAACCGGAAAGCGTCTCCCAAGATGGCGGCGAATATCAATTGCGGGAGTATCAGTATTTTTTCTTTTGATGATCTCCATGGCTGTTTTTGGCGAGGCAAGCACACAACCTGATTTTAAAAACTACCAGGCACTGACGCCTGAAGAAATGAGCAAACATGGAGTGATGGTCTTAAGTGGGAAAGATCGTGAAGCTCTCGAGGCAACTGGTAAACAGCACAAATCTTATACCATAGCTGACAGAAACTACTCAGGATCAGGTGCAGATCAGGGACAGGTCATATCTAGGAAAGACCGTGCCCATGGAGAATATGTAATCCCCGCCGGTAGTCGCGCTGAAGCGGTTCTTGATGGAGACTTAAACTCTGAATTATCTCAGAGCCCTGTTGTGGCTCAGCTCGTATCTGGATTTTCATTCGGCGGTCGAACTTTACTACCTGCTGGCACTAAATTTCTGGGCCGAGCTGGACAAGGACAAGACTCTGAAAGGGTCGCTGTCACATTTGATCAGATTGTACTTCCAAACGGTCATCAAATCTCAGCTGGTGGAATGGCTATAATGCAAGACGGCTCTCCAGGAGTTGTTGGAGATTTTCATTCGAACAAAGGATGGAAGGTTGCAGGAGCATTAGGCTCAAGCTTTCTCTCAGGTGCCGCATCAGCCTTTCAAACAACTCAAGGTAATGCTTTTGGTATTCAGCAGCCAGAGGGCTCTACGCGAAATGCAATTCTTAACGGTGTCGCCCAAACTACGCTCGATCAAGGAAAGCGATTTAGCGAAGAAGCTCAAAACGCCAACGGATACGTAACAGTTCCAAGTGGTACACGATTTCAAATCTATATTGAACGTGAGACAGATCTCTCGGGAGCTCTGCAATGA
- a CDS encoding TrbG/VirB9 family P-type conjugative transfer protein yields the protein MIFLLLILTSFANASPVKELPLKPGDIGTINTAIGYSTVIQLTQKPLNVVIGDQSAFRIEFINDSLTIKPVRPSAKTNLFIFTENDRFNLTIKDGVAAKVDYVVRLRRIFSDPRKAALLNDSRIAKGLKLTLIRISQRENGSFLDFTLENKRKKAVSISPENIRLVVSGNVRPINSLYIDHTLIKPSNVISGSLSAPSFGLKNTVTIWFGLPGEKPVKFVFSKKASPKNKEEVLRAF from the coding sequence ATGATCTTCTTACTATTAATACTAACTTCATTTGCAAATGCGTCTCCTGTTAAAGAGCTTCCACTTAAGCCGGGCGATATTGGAACTATAAACACCGCAATTGGATATAGCACTGTCATTCAGCTTACACAAAAGCCACTGAACGTTGTGATCGGTGATCAAAGTGCGTTCAGAATTGAATTCATTAACGACAGCCTCACAATTAAACCAGTACGTCCTTCTGCTAAAACCAATCTCTTTATTTTCACAGAAAATGATCGCTTTAACCTAACAATAAAAGACGGTGTAGCAGCCAAGGTTGACTATGTCGTTCGTCTGAGACGAATCTTTTCAGATCCCAGAAAAGCTGCCTTGCTCAATGATTCGAGAATTGCCAAGGGACTAAAGCTAACTCTCATTCGTATTTCACAGCGTGAGAACGGAAGTTTTCTAGATTTTACTCTGGAAAATAAAAGGAAAAAAGCAGTTTCAATAAGTCCTGAAAATATCCGTCTTGTAGTTTCTGGAAATGTCAGACCAATCAATAGCCTTTATATTGATCACACACTCATTAAACCCTCGAACGTCATCTCTGGAAGTCTTTCAGCGCCAAGCTTTGGTCTTAAAAACACAGTAACTATCTGGTTTGGACTACCTGGTGAAAAACCCGTGAAGTTTGTGTTTAGCAAGAAAGCGAGTCCTAAGAATAAGGAGGAGGTGCTCCGTGCGTTTTAA